Proteins from a single region of Heterodontus francisci isolate sHetFra1 chromosome 29, sHetFra1.hap1, whole genome shotgun sequence:
- the LOC137345810 gene encoding zinc-binding protein A33-like, translating into MLEQFIQVSHWPNQQLPSLALNGSTISPLSSIDQWIFTILHNEPKVNIKPMLNAIHYKLSLLFSNLRWSGNLLRKPKELPIDLSQGGFNLPLQYAVWKRMFRHIEPVPTLLTLDPLTANSHLILSRDGTEVRVGDRQDDIPDNPERFSRWLSVLGSEGFMSGMHTWEVEVGESTIWQVGVAKASVPRKRGFAPFHWQESRKFFTPEPQAGVWALALQDGDYTALTSPPIELRLKGRLRKLGVYLDYSAGLVSFYNADDMSHLYTFTDNFTEAIYPYFYIAHKGDSLRLITLGI; encoded by the exons ATGTTGGAACAGTTCATTCAAGTCTCTCACTGGCCCAACCAGCAGCTCCCATCTCTTGCCCTCAATGGCTCCACCATTAGTCCTTTGTCATCTATTGAT CAATGGATATTTACCATTTTGCACAATGAACCCAAAGTCAACATTAAGCCCATGCTCAATGCAATCCATTACAAACTTTCATTGCTATTCTCAAACTTGCGTTG GTCCGGAAACCTATTAAGGAAACCCAAGGAACTGCCTATAGATCTGAGCCAGGGTGGGTTCAATCTCCCTCTCCAGTATGCAGTGTGGAAGCGAATGTTCAGACATATCGAACCAG ttCCGACTCTCCTGACCCTCGACCCGTTAACCGCAAATTCCCACCTCATCCTGTCGCGGGACGGCACCGAGGTGCGAGTGGGCGACCGGCAGGACGACATCCCCGACAACCCGGAGAGGTTCAGCCGCTGGCTCAGCGTTCTCGGGTCCGAGGGCTTCATGTCgggcatgcacacctgggaggtggAGGTGGGCGAAAGCACCATCTGGCAGGTGGGCGTGGCTAAAGCCTCCGTCCCCAGGAAGAGGGGGTTCGCCCCCTTCCACTGGCAAGAGAGCCGCAAGTTCTTCACGCCCGAGCCGCAGGCTGGAGTCTGGGCTCTGGCTCTGCAGGACGGAGACTACACTGCCCTCACATCGCCTCCGATTGAACTGCGGCTGAAAGGGAGACTGAGGAAGTTGGGGGTTTATCTGGACTATTCGGCTGGACTGGTCTCATTTTACAATGCTGACGATATGTCTCATCTGTATACTTTCACGGACAACTTCACCGAGGCGATTTATCCCTACTTCTACATCGCCCACAAAGGAGACTCACTGAGACTCATCACCCTGGGAATCTAA